GACAATAAAATTAGTTATCTTGGAGGTACTCAGATAGCCTCTGCTGAGCATATCTAAAGCACCCCTAAAGCCGTAGGATGAAGGCTCAGGCagacagctctgcccctgcCGTACTGAAGGGCTGATGGCACCGCAGAGCAATGCATTTGCAGGAGATGGAACTTTCTCAAGGCTGTGTCTAAGACCATGCCAGAGTACACACAGGAGGTCCGGACCCTCACAGGTCCTGTCACCTTCATTTGGAAATGCAAGGTGCCATTCTGCAGACTGGTGGTTTAGGCCCCTCTTACCACCTTGGGTGTTCCCATTCCTGTGATAGTCTGCTGTGATTTCTAACAGTACTAAGAGTGTTTTAGTAGCCTGCTCCGAGGAGTGGCTGATCATATTTGTGCTTCAAAAGCCTGCACACATCTGGGAGTGCTCTACTCCCATGACAGAATTAAGATAAcgcaacattttaaaaactaaatttagCATATGCTTGATGATACCTGTGCACTCTGGTAGAGTCCTGGGAGCCTTGGCACCCTGTTCCCAGCTCCCTGAGTGCTTGCAGAATAGCCTCACTCTGCCAAGGAAAGTTCCACAGGTAGCCATGTGGGTGCTCTCAGCCTTCAGTGCACTCTGCACCAGGTGTGCTTTGTACCCACAAACGCATGTTCTTGGAGATCTCCAACAGACAGGCCAACAATTCATCATTTCTAATTAGTTAGTTACTAACCTGTAAGTTGATCTTAACAGCAAGCTCATACATTAATAACTACCTTAGCAGTGATGCTAGCAAGCTTACAGTTACATCAGATTTAAAAGCCATTTACAGATACTGGAATTAATAGAATCAGTAATAATAATTCATTGTATTCTGAAGTATCAATGATGACATTTTCATGTAATAAAGGAGCCTATTCTATTCATTTTAAGAGTTTATATAACCCTCAAGGACAGGCACATCAACATTTGACAACTGGGGATTGACCACATTTTGTGTACGCAGTCTGTGGTATGCTCACAAACACAAACGagaacaaagcagaagacaccagccagggaggaggctgccaggctgggcagcagctgtaTTTGTAACATAACAGTGAAAGAAACGAAAGAGCAATCCTTTCCACAGCTTTAAACTTGGACTACCTCCAGGAGCCCATAGCAGCAGGCAGATCTCAGCACCTCTCTTACTCATTGTACAGAAAGCTAGGGTCAAAAATCCTCCTTGAATGGAGAGGCAAACTGTGTGAGAACGTCAGACCCTGCTGCCAATGTTTTGCAGCAGTGCAGCACCAGGCCAGCTGAAGGACTGACGCATTGCTACCTTTCTCACATGTATTCCCACCCTTGGCTGGCCTCCCACGACTTATTCACAGTAGTAACATCTGTCACAGAGCAAACTCAGCCAAGGTTGCCCACAGCCTCCATACCCCTGACCAGTCCTTCCTTATCTGTCAGTATCAACTCCATAGAGCACCTCACCTTGTCAGCTCTTCCACCACCTGCGTGAGTGAGCTATCACCACTgcactccagaaacctcctggattgcttgtgTCCTGCTACACTGCACTTCCAGCAGGTGCTTACAGTTCCCCTTGAGGACCAGGGCCACCTTCGGGTTATCTGAAGGTCTCCTCTACTTCTTCCTGATTAGGTAGCTTGTAGTAGACAGCAGCAGTAGCATCACCCATGTTGTTCTGCTCACTAATCCTAGCCCATAAACTCTCAGCTGGTTCATCATCCATCCTAAGGCAGAGCTTCATGCATTCCTTTTGCTCTTTCACATAAAGGGCACCTCATCATCCTGGTTTGTCCTTCCTCAGGAGCCTGTATCCATCCATGGCAGCACTCCAGTCACATGAGCTATCCCATGCTGTCTCCATGATCCAAAtgagatcatagccctgcaacTACACACAGACCTCcaattcctcctgtttgttcctATGCTGCATGTGTTACTATACAGGCATTTCAGACAGGCACTCTCTCATGCTGACTTCCCAGAAAAGGTATGAGAGCTTCCCCCATAATGCTGTTCCATAGGCACTTCcttatatgcatacatacacttGGTGGGCAGCTTCTGccctgttttcttgttttcaaagtcTCTCCTTGAAATCATGTCGTCCCATGCCCTTTGCTTACCAAACCAGTCCACCACTTCCTCATTTAACATGGGTCATCACCTCTTCCCCTGATGCCCAATCAATCACTTCTAATTTAAAGCTCTCCTGAGCAGATTGGCTAGCCTGTTGGAAGAGATGTTTCTGCCCCACTTGGTCAGGTGGATCCCATCTTTTCTTAATAGTCCTGAGTCCTCAGAGAGGGTTCCATGGTCAGTCAGGTGGATCCCATCTTTTCTTAATAGTCCTGAGTCCTCAGAGAAGGTTCCATGGTCATAAAAGCTGAATCCCCTTTGTCAACACCAGCTGCGCAAACAATTGTTGATCTGCAGGATCTTTTCACTCCTCCTCAAGCCCTTCTTCTTCACTGGGAAAATTGAGGAGGAAACCACCTGGGCCCCTAAGATGTTGACCACCACCCCGCAACAACATAGTAGTCATGCTTGAAATGCTCCAGGTCTCCCCTGGCAGTATTGTTGGTGCCAATGTGGAAAAGCATCAGCGATTAATAGTTTGAAGCTTCTCTCTTCACAACATCCTGGATCCAAGTCCCTGGTGAGCAGCAAACCTCCCTAGACAGCAGGTCAGATCAGCAGGTAGGGGCCTCCATCCCATGCAGGAGGAAGTTTCCCTCTACTGTCAGTCACCTCTTCCTCCTGGTGCTCCTTCCCGTGTAGCTCAGGCTCAGCTGGCACAGAGGCTTCATTGGAGAAAGCTCCCAACCCCTTGTCTGCTACCAGGGTACTGACCCTGTTCTGTAgctgcagatctgcagctgCAACCATCCTCCCGGTGCCAGGAGTCACAGGCTTCCAGCCTTCACCATCATGGGAGTTTCCATTTCCTAATCCAATGAGCACAGACTCTCTCTGCCCCTCCTATAGGAATGCAATGGATTCAGCTTCCTGAAGCTGCAGGGTCTCAGAGAAGATCCAGTTGATCACTTTCTCGTCGTCTCTGATGCTGTGTAGGCTGCTGACCGGCTCCCACAGCTCCTGGTGACACACACCTTCCACCTATGCACACCTCCTGCAGGCAAGGAGCCTGACAAGCCCCAGGtacccctccccagccccaggactGGAGAGCTGCACCATCACTCAGCAGCTCAGTCTGAGCCAAGGCCCCTGATGCACCAGGGACAGCTGATCCAGACCGTGCTGGGGACCGTGACTCACagcacaccaccaccaccacagccGAGCATGCATATGCTGCTCTGTGAAGGCTGCTGGCCCCCTTCTGCAAAAAAAACTGCTGTACCCACTAACTATACCCAGGAGCTGCACTCCAAGCCAGCTCTTCCACTAGCATCTCTCAGCACCTGCTGCAAGGCTGCCTGGCAGCCATAgcaagtgttgtggtttaaccccagccagcacctaagcaccacacagccacttccccctctcccctcccagcagaatggggaggaggaaaaaaaaaaaaaaaaaggtaaaactcatgggttgagataagaactgtttaataactaaagtaaaataaaatatactactaactaagaataataataatacaataattgtaatgaaaaggaatataataaaaaaagagaaataaagcccaagaaaagacaagtgatgcacaatgcaattgctcaccacccactgaatgatgcctgagcagcaatccacccctcccagccaactcccgctagtttatatactggtatggaatatccctttggctagttcgggtcagctgtcctagctgtgctccctctcagcttcttgcacacctgcttgctggcagagcatggggaactgaaaagtccttaactcaagataagcgctacttagcaacaactaaaacatcagtgtgttatcaacattattctcacactaaatccaaaacacagcactgcaccagctactaagaagaaaattaactgtatcccagccgaaaccaggatagCAGGACTCAGCTGGGACAAAACCTCCCAGCACTCTTTGGCCAGGAGCAGCTCATAGAGCTTGCTAGAAGCTCTCAGATCAGTTAGATCTTGCTAGAAGCCGCCACAGCCTCCCGTAGCTATCCCTTCCCAAGAGCAGCACCAGACACCCTGATGTGCCTCAGAGGGTTCCCAGGAGTCCCCCAGCAACCCCATAAGAAGCTTCTAGAAGATCTTGAAGCAGAGCCAGGAAACTGCTGCAGCGAGTGCTGTGTCCATTGGCAGCCTCGGCTAGCCACGCTCTCCAGtcagggaggagggcagagggcAGCCGCTCTCAAATCTTCTTCAGCACGACTTTCAGCTCTTCAGTTTCAACGGAGATTAATATATCAACAATAGAGCACAATcacaaaaacaatttaaagcttaaaaaaatcaacagtagTTGATGAGATTTCAGCAAGCTTCCATTGCACATGAATTGTCAAGAGCCTCTGCCTTGTTTGCTAATAAAATCACTATGCCCAAAATCAAGGTATGGCACAGATGATCCTCCGAAGCATGCTGTCCTCTGCCTGCTACCTGCCATCCCTCCTGTGAGGCTTGGCCATGAGGACACATAGCCCTGACATCGCAGCACTCATGGCCTTCGCTGCAGCAGCACCTTCTAGCTTCAGCCAGTCGCAGCCCCCTCAGCCTCCcggggaaggaaggacagacatCACTGCTGCCTCACCCCACAAAATGGCCGAAGCTCTTCCTTCCTGTGACAGTTACTGCGCCATTTCCCTGGCCCACGGACAAGATCCTCCACGGCAGTGGCACCCACCCCACACAGCTGGGCCCTGCCCTCCCACTGGGGCTGGCCTCCCCTAGCCTCTGATTTGGGGCTGAAGAGCCCCAGTGTGAGGTAACAGGGGGTGGGGCCAGCCCCCGTGTGAGGTAAGTGGGTGTGGCAGGGGTGTGGCAGGGAGGACCACAGGGACTGGACCTATAGGGAGGTgcctgggcagggctgcagctgtgggCAGGTGGTGGTGTGGGTCTCAGTTGGCTGCTCTGGTGTCTCCCAGGATGGCTGGCTTGAGGGTGGACTTTGGCTTGCTCCTGGAGCCTCTGGGTTTCATTAAGGTCCTTGAGTGGGtgagtggggctggggaggcacAGGGGGAAGCCTTGTTCTCCTTGTGGGGCTGTTTCTTCTTATTTCCCGGGCCTGACTTTGCTCCTGTGTCTTAGTTGGGTAGCCCTGGAGAGGTGTGTGCTAAcgggctgcctgctccctgcctcgTGTTACTGGTGGTGGATGTTCAACATAAGGCTGCTCCTCAGCCAAGTCCTCTggctgggagggaagaaaacagttctgtggATACATAAAATCTATGTATTAATTACAGGTTTGTCATAGTAACTTGTGCTGTTGTGTGTTCTGATTATTGGGAGTTTAGGGTTTTGCTAGCgaacaaagggaaaacaagagcTACTTGCGGAGTCAAGTTGATGTGCAATACTCTGAGCATGTAGCTTCTAGCTATGCTAATGTACTGTTGTGGATGTATGAGACTCTTAAAAATACTTCCCTTATGAACTGCAAGAGGTACTATGCTGGCTTTTagcattcaaaaaaaaagaaactgttagtGTAGagctaagaaaaatataaacataaagcACTTTCAAATTGGCTTTTGTTAGTGGTGTTGCTCATGTTTTTGGATTATAGAAACTCAACGTTTCCATTACCTCTTGACATCGCTTCATGCTTTCCCATTGCTAACTTAGTCCctatttcttgctttcattaGCTGTTTCAGCTAAAAGGTTGAGCTTGTTTCCTTTGAGCTCTAGTGGTGTGTACTAATATGTCTATGTATCAATTCCTAtagattttttccatctttgctTTTGCCACATGTGGAGGCTTTCAAGGTGAAACTACCCTTCTAGTTTCCTGCAAAGGTGTGGTAAACAAAACAGTTACAGCTGCTTTTGCTTATCCATTCAGGTGAGTATTAGCTCTTCAGTTGTCACTCATACACTAATTATTTcttattcacttttttcccatctgtctCCCTATGAATATGTACTTACTGTATATATCTGAATTAACATGTGAAACCTCTGGCTTGCTCTGCAGtagtaaaaaaaacctaaaaaatatttagttgtAATTGTTCAAAGCATTGTGGTTGTCAGTGCCCTTTAGAAAGAAGTAGGTAGAAATGGCAATAGGCTGTATTACTGCTTTGTATCACTCTACCTTAAGCTCTGTTCTAGCAGTGCATGAATGCTGCAGAAGGTGATTAATAAGCAAAACAATGCAATTAATCTTAGCAGCCTATTTCTTCATCAGTTTGTAGTTGCTTTGGAGGCATAGATAAGATTACTTTGGATGTGTCGTTAtcataacatttttgtttaaagactgaatgcaaaatacttatttttcagtttattccaCTATGATCTTGGTGATGGTGTTGGGTACATAAAAACTAAATACTCCACTGTCATTGTAGTACTCTTGTAGAGACAAGCTCCTTTCCCGGAGCACGAGGAGGAAGGCTTCCTCTTTGTTCTCACAGCTGCACAGTTACAAGCGCAGAGTTGGTGTTCCATATGTGTTCAATAAGCATAGGTGTAAGTATAGAAATGGATTCAGAGGCCAGCTagtaaaaaatactgcagaagtgTAGAATTTGGTCACAAAACCCAGCATTGTAACAGCACTTGGAGGGGAGAGTGGGAATCTGAAATGATTCTGTGCTGGTCACTGAGTGGTTGCTGCTGGTCACAGGTTTTATTGAACTTCCTATACGTGAAGGTTCAGTGCTTGCATTTTGTTGTAGCTGTAATGCAACTTGGTGCATTTTAAGTCCTAATCCCCTTGTTTAACTGCCAGTCTCCAAAATAATGTTGTCTAAAATGGTTTAGTTAAGCCTGCTTCCAAATCGggctttttcttcagttactCCAAACATAAGATGAAGATTCTTCTCCTGAAGCTGCTATTGCATACCACAATGTAGGATGGGGAACAATCTTCAGATATCTTGACAAACCTTTGTGTTGTATAACTGATACattatacaaatataaattgtcttttaaagTAAACTTGCACAACCAGAATGCTGAAGCACTGTCATAGTGAAGCATGACTGTATGAAGTTTCCACTGTAGCAAACTCTAACTACATGAAAGGTATAATCTTTGCAGGTTGAATACTGTTGTATTTAGTGCACCAGACCCAAAACGCTGTGGTGGTACTTGGACTGATGTCTATCTTGTGGGCAACTTCTCCTCTTCTGCACAGTTCTTTGTTACGCTTGCAGTGCTGGTATTCCTCTACTGCATTGCTGCCCTTGTGGTATATATTGGATACAAGCATGTGTATCAGCAAAATAGCAAGTTTCCACTAACTGTAAGTAATACTAAGATAACTTAATGTTTTGCCTTGGAAACCACAAAGAGATGAGAAATACTGCTAATACAAGAATATCTGAATAACTTATGAATATTCAGTAGTTCCAAAAGTTACATGGAGTGTGAACACAAGTATCTCAGACTAGTCACTA
Above is a genomic segment from Gymnogyps californianus isolate 813 chromosome 1, ASM1813914v2, whole genome shotgun sequence containing:
- the SYPL1 gene encoding synaptophysin-like protein 1; the encoded protein is MAGLRVDFGLLLEPLGFIKVLEWIFSIFAFATCGGFQGETTLLVSCKGVVNKTVTAAFAYPFRLNTVVFSAPDPKRCGGTWTDVYLVGNFSSSAQFFVTLAVLVFLYCIAALVVYIGYKHVYQQNSKFPLTELTITVITAFLWLVSTFAWAKALADIKMSTGASIIPGIESCKAPGTTCHFASVTSMGTLNVSVVFGLLNMVLWGGNVWFVYKDTNLHNQSNRICQSPGIYPTQRGI